The proteins below come from a single Gossypium raimondii isolate GPD5lz chromosome 2, ASM2569854v1, whole genome shotgun sequence genomic window:
- the LOC105787474 gene encoding chaperone protein dnaJ 11, chloroplastic, which produces MLSSLYISTSLSVSPISPPSTSRSKFRPPRSAATYTSQQQKGSTNGYLSRQGMATCTSLYEVLGIPVGASNEEIKSAYRRLARVCHPDVAAIDRKDSSADEFMKIHAAYSTLSDPQKRAVYDSKLVWRNQRPLTSVSRVSGYRGSSWETDQCW; this is translated from the coding sequence ATGCTCTCTTCTCTTTATATCTCAACCTCTCTTTCCGTTTCTCCGATTTCTCCGCCGTCTACTTCCCGCTCCAAATTCCGGCCACCTCGCTCCGCCGCTACTTACACTTCGCAACAACAGAAAGGATCGACGAACGGTTACCTAAGCCGTCAAGGAATGGCGACGTGCACGTCGTTGTACGAAGTTCTAGGGATTCCCGTCGGTGCTTCGAACGAGGAAATCAAATCGGCGTACCGCCGATTGGCTAGAGTTTGCCATCCAGACGTGGCGGCAATCGATCGGAAAGATTCGTCGGCGGACGAGTTCATGAAGATCCACGCGGCGTACAGTACCTTATCGGATCCACAAAAACGAGCCGTATACGATAGTAAGCTTGTATGGAGAAACCAACGGCCGTTGACTTCGGTTTCTAGGGTTTCAGGATATAGAGGGAGCAGTTGGGAGACCGATCAGTGCTGGTAA
- the LOC105787476 gene encoding transcription factor bHLH121, with protein sequence MIFFILKKLKIHRSFFYFLFSIINFNLHMNHQRKPNDFSEAIAADLGTSNPESRQRLEMEAEDPIAARKVQKADREKLRRDRLNEQFLELGNTLGNVYPDRPKNDKATILVGAIQMLEDLTAEVKRLKAERSSLTEESRELTQENNELREEKASVKANIVNLTVQYQQRRMMMFPWTGIDSSSVMAPPYPYPVPLPVTTGPIVMHPSLQPYPFFGNHNPGAINNPCSTFMPYSTMTSNPLIEQPSSQYTSSSHTSSKRDSKSKLADHQRGSNRESNGSNDVRTKLELKNPGSSTNEDLSARKKKGKEEKKDRTNGCSLNCYSSSQDLKDSSSNSVNDVSKSNK encoded by the exons atgattttttttattctcaaaaaactcaaaattcatcgatcttttttttattttttattttcgatcATCAACTTCAATCTACACATGAATCATCAACGGAAACCCAATGATTTCTCTGAAGCTATTGCAGCAGATTTGGGCACTTCAAACCCTGAAtccag ACAAAGGCTAGAAATGGAAGCTGAGGATCCGATAGCTGCAAGGAAAGTTCAAAAGGCTGACCGTGAAAAACTGAGGAGGGATAGATTGAATGAGCAGTTTCTTGAATTGGGAAACACACTTGGTAACGTAT ACCCAGATAGGCCTAAGAACGATAAAGCAACCATACTCGTCGGCGCAATCCAAATGCTAGAGGATTTAACTGCAGAAGTCAAAAGGCTAAAAGCTGAGCGTTCATCACTAACCGAAGAATCACGTGAG CTGACTCAAGAGAACAATGAGCTGAGAGAAGAAAAGGCTTCTGTGAAAGCTAATATCGTAAACCTAACTGTTCAGTATCAGCAAAGACGTATGATGATGTTTCCTTGGACCGGTATCGACTCTTCAAGTGTTATGGCTCCACCTTATCCATATCCAGTTCCTTTGCCTGTCACTACAGGCCCAATAGTAATGCATCCCTCGCTGCAACCATATCCGTTTTTTGGAAATCATAACCCAGGTGCTATTAACAATCCCTGTTCAACGTTCATGCCATATTCAACCATGACAAGCAACCCTCTGATCGAACAGCCATCATCCCAATATACATCATCGTCCCACACTTCTAGTAAAAGGGATTCCAAAAGCAAATTGGCGGATCACCAAAGAGGAAGTAATAGAGAGAGTAATGGTTCCAACGACGTGAGGACGAAACTCGAACTGAAAAATCCCGGATCATCAACAAACGAG GATTTATCTGCCAGAAAAAAGAAAGGcaaggaagaaaaaaaggatAGAACAAATGGTTGCTCGTTGAACTGTTACTCTTCGTCTCAAGATCTTAAAGATAGTTCTTCTAACAGTGTGAATGATGTTTCGAAGTCCAACAAGTGA